Proteins from a genomic interval of Longimicrobium sp.:
- a CDS encoding helix-turn-helix transcriptional regulator produces MASLGEFLRERREALREKDRRYSLRQVAQRVGIEPSFLSKVERGEGAPPGEDTLRRLAAELDVDADAVLALAGKVSSDLQDVIRRRPMLFAALLRELKDMPDHAVLRLVREVRDGEW; encoded by the coding sequence ATGGCGAGCCTGGGTGAGTTCCTGCGGGAGCGGCGCGAGGCGCTGCGGGAGAAGGACCGGCGCTATTCGCTGCGGCAGGTGGCGCAGCGGGTGGGGATCGAGCCGTCGTTCCTGAGCAAGGTGGAGCGCGGCGAGGGCGCGCCGCCGGGCGAGGACACGCTGCGGCGCCTCGCGGCGGAGCTGGACGTGGACGCCGACGCGGTGCTGGCGCTGGCCGGCAAGGTGTCCAGCGACCTGCAGGACGTCATCCGCCGCCGCCCCATGCTCTTCGCCGCGCTGCTGCGGGAGCTGAAGGACATGCCCGACCACGCAGTCCTCCGCCTCGTTCGGGAGGTCCGCGACGGAGAGTGGTAG